attaatgaaagaatatttaattgaatctaataaaggaaaaaatgttGTGTAGTGGATAATTAATAGCTGTAAATTAATCTGTAATCTATTCGTTTGGAGGGACAGAAAGTTTACTCTCATCATTACTTAAGAAAAATTTCAcatcaatttttgaaaaagtttatttttcttttggaattaCACGAGCAATACCCTTTTGGGGTTAACCacatataaattcaaattttgctTTGCAACGACCTCATAAGTCCCTATAATTGGGCCTCTATGCATTCGTAAAGCCCATTATAAGCCATATAAATTTAAGCGAATTCATGAAAATTCATCAGgtttaaaattcataagatTTACATGATATATAGTTCatgcaaataagaaaatatttatgaaattcATCAGGTTTAATGAAAATCACTTGCACGACTAATTTGTTAATACGCAGATAAATGTCTTACATAAAATGGTTGATGATTTCAGACTTCAAATTTGTTGtagtataaaagaaaaatatatgttagGTAATGTAAATGTGCAAGGATTGTCAGTCTTTTTTAGCAGTTtcacaaataataatttcatcGTATAACTCCAGATGATACAGTAATGGTACtaatacaatattttattattttatgttatgaaGTATGAACTCTGATCGGGTAAAGCAATTAGGTACTTAAAATTTGGTGCAATGTGGGAGAAATAGCATACACAATTTTGATACTAACAAAGATACACAAATTCCAATTATGGAAGCTGTTAGCTATATAGAGTTATAGACCATAGAGTGGCTGAGGTAGAAGATTCAAGGGGGTCCATTGACCCTtgcaaaaatcagaaaaagaataaaaaaaatatgcttATTGACATCTTAGTTATTAGAGAAAAATTGACCCATGGAAAAGTAATATCTACCTCCGCCACGTCCATAGGTTATATTCCACACCCACTGACTCATCATCCATTAACTAACTAATACATAACTCATATTTGACCGACTTCCTTCGTctgccattttttttgttcgttatAGATTCGAgtaaaatttgttgatttcttttgtcaactaaAATTTGTGAATCTTATACGGTTTAAAAGATCTAAGAGGGCAACTTGAAagtcataaataaatattgtttaaatCTACTCATGTTTTCACTTGACttataaagaaatttttaatGATGGAActagttttacttttattgttCTCGAGTATGAGAAAAGTGGTAATAGAGTAAgagacaaacacaaaacacgCACATCTGTAAATTGCATTGTACGTTATGTTTCTTCTCCTTATTCGATGTTTAATTTCTAGGCTATTCCAAACGTTCTTGCTTTTTTCAGTATCCTACTTTGTGTAGTTATGAGAATAATAGTTTGAAATCACTACATTCgcctttttcttaattacttTCCACTTTCCgagaatttaaaagaaaaaaaaggatgtTCTTGAATGTTACATCGTACTATTGACTTAGCAAGCACCTTATTATTTATTCTATTTGGTCAAcaagttgtttttctttaaaaatgttatgaaaGGTGCCTTATAAGTTGATGTTCTAAGTTcgaccaaattttttttaataagatagTATTATAAGCTTATTGCGAaacatcaaatataattacatttcAAGACTATGAAATATTTCATTTACTTAATTCAGTTATTTTTAGTAACTAGTTGGATTGGCTCAGTTTCTTTATGGGTGTGAACTTGGATCTCATGTTGTAATTCACAGTTTCTTACATTGTTCGGGGATTTTAACGCATGTCCCAATGTCTATGCATGACAGGTTCCCAATAAAGACACATGGCTTATGGTAAGATAAAAATAGATTAGATTTGAAATTCTCTTGGgggtttttctttcttagatCTCCTATATAAACACTAGTTAACCTTCTTCTAATCTTCATCATTCTTGCGTAATTTGATCTCACAACTCATTTTGAGAACATTTTTCGTAgctaagagaagaaaataagacaTGACCAATATCACTTCAAGCTTTCTGTGTTTGTTGatccttcttttgttttgcctcTCTTTTGGATATTCTCTTCATGGTTTATCTCTTTCCTTTATTTCCCTTTTCCCTATTATTAAAtcataaaactttcaaatgtCATCAACATTCGTAATAATTGACTCACAGTTTATAAATATACGTTAAAAACTTTCATGGGAATCAATCTTATTAAAagctatttcttcttctttttcgatttgcatgaaatatataaagttgCATGCATGGTTTATAATAAAATGCagttaataaatttttgtcCTATTTTTTCATCAGGTGATAAGGATGAAGTGCTAAGTGTTGACGTCGGTTCAAATGCAAAGGTAGTGAATAAAtactcttattttttcttgagtAGTGATTACTTATGTAATCAATTTCCACATCATTCACAACTGCGAATTTCACATAGCGGTTGCATTCAGTTTGAAATTTCGACATGCATGTATATAATCTAAAGAGGTTGATGATAACCATGTAAAGCAGGTTATGAAGCAtcttgatggtgatgatgcaATGAAGAAGGCGCAAGTACGAGGAAGAAGTGGACAAGAGTTTAGCAAGGAAACgacaaagatgatgatgaagaagacaacaaagaaagagacaaatgtTGAGGAAGAGGATGATCTCGTTGCCTACACTGCTGATTACTGGAAACCAAGGCACCATCCTCCCAAAAACAACTGATCACATctatcatatttatatagagaCTCAACAAAATGCTCCTCATTATTATCATATcaatataagatatatatcaaaatacatATAGTATATGGAGTATTGTGAGCTTTGTGTTTGTAAAATCGATCgttcaaattatatatatgaaaaagtgGTATGTATAACCAAATTGTGTTGTCTCAGTTATAAAAAGTGGTATGTATAATTACCAAGCTGTGTTGTCTCAATGTTATCCTTCTCTTAAGTTAATTATGTGCTGATCTTACATTAGTGTTGGGAATAGGTACAAAAGAATGTTTCAGACAGACAAGATATGCTCTGGAATGAGTAAGAACAACAAACTATCAAGAAGTTACAGTAAAAAATCTGGCGATATCTGGTCGAAAAATGGAAAAGCTTTTTGGTTACAAAAATGGATTATGTATTTCACCCGTCTTGGTTTGTAGTTGAATGAGCCCAGAATCCTAGGATCCCTCACGCAAAGCTGAACTTACCATTTTGTCCACTTCCGTCAAATACTCTTATTTACGACCAAGCAGGTTATAACTGGAGTTGTTGTCACTGGCCGGACCCTTTTGATTCCCCCGTCCGTTTTTGACCAAGCTGTGACTTCATCTTCAGAAGAACCTGAAGAAAGTAAATTCAGTCTTAGACTCAAGCAGCAAAACGACCTAGACACTTGAGAGGGTTTGGGTTGAGGAAACTAAAAACTTGACAGAAGTAAAAGTCCCTTGTTCCATATTTCCAATCTAACCAAAAGGCCTCATACGTTCACATTATCGAGTTCAAAGGTTAGTATGAAAATGGTAAAGAAACATCACTTACCGCAATTCGTCAAAGTCGTCAATGTGATACAACTGTTGCCCGATGATACCATCCAGTAGCTAAGATTAATCTGTTAACTGAATCACTGAGAAAGACAATAAAGCATCAGATAAATCCATTACGTAActtatttagtttctttatgCAGTAAAAGTATACTAATAACAGTTACCTCATGAGACAGTTTCTCTACTGAAAGTGTGTGCCTTCTGCAGTTAGCAGATAAGATGGGACAATAGACAAAACTTCTCTCATTACTAATCAGGCAACAAACCCCATTTGATTGTCCAGGAAAGCAATTCATCTGACTTGATCATCACTTCACAAATGTCTAAGTCAGGCGAAATACCCTGGGATAACATTagacagaagaagaatttgCTCTCGTTTACCAAATGTCTCCTACACAAACGGTTGATCACCGCGCTATAGTCCCTAATGGAAACATTGAATCCTCTGTGCAGCAGTTGATGAAATAGCTTCACTGCCATTTCAGGGTCACCCTTTACACAATGTGCCTTGATCAGTGTGGTATAAGCAAATTTGGACAAACTAACATTCTGCTCCTGGAGCGAATAGATAAAACTGTCAGCTTTCCTTATGTAACCGTAGACACAAAGGCTGTCGATTAGAATATTATAAGTAGCAGATGAAGCATC
This sequence is a window from Arabidopsis thaliana chromosome 1 sequence. Protein-coding genes within it:
- the RGF2 gene encoding root meristem growth factor-like protein (root meristem growth factor 2 (RGF2); FUNCTIONS IN: molecular_function unknown; INVOLVED IN: regulation of root meristem growth, positive regulation of gene expression; LOCATED IN: endomembrane system; BEST Arabidopsis thaliana protein match is: unknown protein (TAIR:AT2G04025.1); Has 11 Blast hits to 11 proteins in 2 species: Archae - 0; Bacteria - 0; Metazoa - 0; Fungi - 0; Plants - 11; Viruses - 0; Other Eukaryotes - 0 (source: NCBI BLink).), translated to MTNITSSFLCLLILLLFCLSFGYSLHGDKDEVLSVDVGSNAKVMKHLDGDDAMKKAQVRGRSGQEFSKETTKMMMKKTTKKETNVEEEDDLVAYTADYWKPRHHPPKNN
- the RGF2 gene encoding root meristem growth factor-like protein; protein product: MVYNKMQLINFCPIFSSGDKDEVLSVDVGSNAKVMKHLDGDDAMKKAQVRGRSGQEFSKETTKMMMKKTTKKETNVEEEDDLVAYTADYWKPRHHPPKNN